A region of Mauremys mutica isolate MM-2020 ecotype Southern chromosome 2, ASM2049712v1, whole genome shotgun sequence DNA encodes the following proteins:
- the PKIA gene encoding cAMP-dependent protein kinase inhibitor alpha has translation MTDVESTYADFIASGRTGRRNAIHDILVSSTSGNSSELSLKLSELDINKREGEGDAQRNPTEQAGETQGEAEKQES, from the exons ATGACTGATGTGGAATCTACATATGCAGATTTTATTGCTTCGGGAAGAACTGGTAGAAGAAATGCAATACATGATATCCTGGTGTCCTCTACAAGTGGGAACTCTAGTGAACTATCCCTAAAGTTATCAGAACTTGATATAAACAAAAGAG AAGGTGAAGGAGATGCACAAAGAAACCCAACTGAACAAGCTGGGGAgacccagggggaagcagagaaacAAGAAAGCTGA